GAACGGGATCACCACCCGGTCGCCGGGCTTGAGCCCGGTCACGCCCGACCCGACCTCCTGGACGATCCCCATCGGCTCGTGGCCCAGGACGTCACCCGGCTTCAGGTACGGCCCGAGAACCTCGTACAGGTGCAGGTCAGAGCCGCAGATCGCAGTCGAGGTGATCTTCACGATCGCGTCGGTGGGTTCCTCGATCCGAGGGTCCGGCACCTCCTCGACCCGTACGTCCCGCTTTCCCTGCCAGGTCAGTGCCTTCATGTCCCTCGTCCCTTCTCACGCCGTCTCGAAAGACTGCTACCCGGGCTCGGGCACTTGAACCTGCTGCGCACTCCGATGTCCGGGTTGTTCTCGGCCCTGCCTGTGGTTGATCGACTCGTGTTCCTTGAAGTCGCGGTATCCGAGGTGCGATGACGCCCCGACTTCATGAAATCCGAGTGGATCAAGCAGTCGCGGCCAGTGCGGCGGCGCGGGCGGGTCGGGCCAGCGTGGCGTGGGCGGGGCGGGTCAAGGCGGCGGGCAGCAGCGAGGTGTGGTGTCGCCAGGCAGGTCGGCGCGGGTAGGGCGACTGGCACGTGACGGCGTGTCGGCAAGGTTCACGAAGGGTCCGCGATCGGAGCGACCGGCGTACCGCAGCGAAACCGCAACTCACGGACCACCCATGACCAAGGTCAGGGCTGGGGCGACCGTCCCCGGGCGGAGGGATCAAGCCTGACCGCCCGGAGCCGGGGACGGTCGCCCCAGCCCCACCGCAACCACAAACCGAACGCCGAACCAAAGACCGAACGCCGAGTCCCAAGGACCGAACGCCGAGCCAAGGACAAACGCCGGACCGCCGTACCCCCGAAAACAGCGCAGGGGTACGGCGGTCCGGCGTCGTGCGGTGGCCTCAGGAACCGGGGGTGTTGCCGGCGCCCTTCGCCGTGGCCGCGAGGTAGTCGCGGTTGAGTCGGCCGATGGTGTTCAGCGGGATGCCCTTCGGGCAGGCCGGGGTGCATTCGCCGGCGTTGGTGCAGCCGCCGAAGCCGGCCTCGTCGTGCGCGTCGACCATGCCGATCACCCGGGTGTACCGCTCCGGCTGGCCCTGCGGCAGCAGCGAGAGCTGGGTGAGCTTGGCGGCGGTGAAGAGCATGCCGGAGCCGTTCGGGCAGGCTGCCACGCACGCGCCGCAGCCGATGCAGGCCGCCGACTCGAAGGCGGCGTCCGCGTTGGCCTTGGCGACCGGGGTGGAGTGCGCCTCGGGCGCGCTGCCGGTTGGCGCGGTGACGTAGCCACCGGCCGCGATGATCTTATCGAAGGCGCTCCGGTTGACCACCAGGTCCTTGATGACCGGGAAGGCGCTGGCCCGCCACGGCTCGATGTCGATCGTCTCGCCGTCGGTGAACTGGCGCATGTGCAGCTGGCACGCGGTGGTGCCGCGCTGCGGCCCGTGCGCGTCGCCGTTGATCATCAGGCC
This portion of the Micromonospora zamorensis genome encodes:
- a CDS encoding succinate dehydrogenase/fumarate reductase iron-sulfur subunit, yielding MNLTLRIWRQKGPEDKGRMVTYPVDDVSPDMSFLEMLDVLNERLILAGEDPVAFDHDCREGICGMCGLMINGDAHGPQRGTTACQLHMRQFTDGETIDIEPWRASAFPVIKDLVVNRSAFDKIIAAGGYVTAPTGSAPEAHSTPVAKANADAAFESAACIGCGACVAACPNGSGMLFTAAKLTQLSLLPQGQPERYTRVIGMVDAHDEAGFGGCTNAGECTPACPKGIPLNTIGRLNRDYLAATAKGAGNTPGS